One stretch of Lacimicrobium alkaliphilum DNA includes these proteins:
- a CDS encoding discoidin domain-containing protein: MSKLKLTKLSAVVGLALTGLYGCGGADSADPADIPVTPKTTSADLVGQVTKGTVSNAAVSVTQLNGSTIAITSGDRTDTEGQINMSVEGDEGFGINSMVKVVVTADADSSMVCDAPACGDMTMGDVITGGLLSGTELTSMTYLSVPFANSADGTADATFRANALTTIATALVEKDVAGGRNVSVRQLYELALEDNSQTALKALGVDAKQNVFSGDLVSAEAYENFVSGEDCVALVGEDGEPTGEQECTDTLVSTDIIKLSLANAAFADIAPDSTINTRISNTIETIGIAQEGDITVLKPLREQMLATVAAVPFLDQLGMAAEDVIDLALPFVQEELNTGPLVAVSTDNATITARNQISEAEAGPKAFDGDVNTKWLDHNDWNGAPTEEDPSWIQVEFAEPQAVSSLAITSANDAPSRDPENFNLQASDDGENWVTLAEFLGETFDERFERKEFSFANGLKYSHYRLNITKNKGDDGLMQVAEIEFFGPVYADVIQPASEASITARGAISDNEAAPMLFDGDTQTKWLDNTAVPTVEDPSWVQVDFAAPVAVGTLAITSANDAPSRDPENFNLQGSNDGGVTWVTLGSWLAESFDERFERQLFNLDNGLAFSSYRFNVTKNKGDDSMMQIAELELIGPQLADLNHALEYTTVEARGAISDNESGAKAFDGDSQTKWLDNTAVPTAEEPAWVEVSLPESQAVNQVVLISANDAPDRDPENFTLQATQDGEYWVTLGEWLGVSFDERFERQTFPVVNSLGYSQYRFNITKNKGDSNLMQIAEIGLVGPQYQSVVLTQSGATFAERAAISDNEAGSMAFDGDAQTKWLDNGGVPTVEEPSWIDISLDQAGTINQLAMTSANDAPSRDPENFRLLGSNDGETWSLVGEWIGESFDERYERKVFPTTNGRSFMFYRVEITKNKGDDSLMQVAEIELIGPQL, from the coding sequence ATGAGCAAGCTCAAATTAACAAAACTCTCCGCCGTTGTAGGACTAGCTCTGACGGGGCTTTATGGATGCGGTGGCGCAGACAGTGCGGATCCGGCTGATATTCCGGTGACCCCTAAAACCACTTCTGCCGATCTGGTAGGGCAGGTTACTAAAGGGACCGTCAGTAATGCAGCGGTGAGCGTCACCCAGCTAAATGGTTCAACCATTGCAATTACTTCCGGTGATCGCACTGATACCGAAGGGCAAATCAACATGAGTGTTGAGGGTGACGAAGGCTTTGGTATCAACAGTATGGTTAAGGTAGTGGTCACTGCCGATGCTGATTCGAGTATGGTGTGTGACGCACCAGCCTGTGGTGATATGACCATGGGCGATGTGATTACCGGCGGCTTACTTTCCGGAACTGAACTGACCTCCATGACATATCTGAGTGTGCCTTTTGCGAATTCCGCAGATGGTACCGCAGATGCGACCTTCCGGGCGAATGCGCTGACCACGATCGCCACCGCATTGGTTGAAAAAGATGTGGCAGGCGGGCGCAATGTGTCTGTTCGTCAGCTATATGAACTCGCGCTTGAGGATAATTCACAAACTGCCCTCAAGGCGTTGGGTGTGGATGCCAAGCAGAATGTTTTCAGCGGCGATCTGGTCAGCGCTGAAGCCTATGAAAATTTCGTTTCAGGTGAAGACTGCGTGGCTCTTGTCGGCGAAGACGGTGAACCGACAGGGGAACAGGAATGCACTGATACGTTGGTCAGCACGGATATTATCAAACTGTCGCTGGCCAACGCAGCTTTTGCTGATATAGCGCCCGACAGTACGATTAATACTCGTATAAGCAACACCATTGAAACCATTGGTATAGCGCAGGAAGGGGATATTACCGTACTTAAGCCTCTGCGCGAGCAAATGCTGGCGACGGTTGCCGCGGTACCGTTTCTGGATCAGCTTGGAATGGCAGCCGAAGATGTTATTGACCTGGCCTTGCCCTTTGTGCAGGAAGAACTAAACACAGGGCCACTGGTTGCTGTATCAACCGACAATGCCACTATTACCGCCAGAAACCAGATTAGCGAGGCCGAAGCCGGACCGAAGGCGTTTGATGGTGATGTAAATACTAAATGGTTAGATCACAATGACTGGAATGGAGCACCCACGGAGGAAGACCCGTCCTGGATTCAGGTGGAATTCGCTGAACCTCAAGCTGTCAGTAGTCTGGCTATAACCAGTGCCAACGATGCGCCAAGCCGTGATCCTGAGAATTTTAATCTGCAGGCCTCTGACGACGGTGAAAACTGGGTAACACTGGCAGAATTTCTGGGTGAGACGTTTGATGAACGTTTCGAGCGCAAAGAGTTTAGTTTCGCCAATGGCCTGAAATACAGCCATTACCGTTTAAATATTACCAAAAATAAAGGTGATGACGGATTGATGCAAGTGGCGGAAATTGAGTTTTTCGGACCCGTCTACGCAGATGTGATTCAGCCCGCATCGGAGGCCAGTATTACTGCTCGCGGTGCGATCAGCGATAATGAAGCTGCGCCAATGTTGTTTGATGGTGATACACAAACAAAATGGCTGGACAATACTGCCGTGCCTACGGTGGAAGACCCGTCGTGGGTTCAGGTCGATTTTGCTGCACCTGTGGCCGTCGGTACACTGGCAATTACCAGTGCCAATGACGCACCCAGCCGTGATCCGGAAAACTTTAACCTGCAAGGCTCGAATGATGGAGGTGTAACCTGGGTAACATTGGGAAGCTGGCTGGCAGAATCCTTTGATGAGCGTTTTGAACGCCAGTTGTTCAATCTCGATAATGGCCTGGCTTTTAGCAGCTATCGTTTCAATGTCACCAAGAACAAGGGTGACGACAGCATGATGCAAATAGCCGAACTTGAATTAATCGGTCCACAACTGGCCGACCTCAACCATGCGCTTGAATACACCACCGTTGAGGCACGCGGCGCTATCAGTGATAACGAGTCGGGTGCCAAGGCCTTTGATGGCGACAGCCAAACCAAGTGGTTAGATAATACGGCAGTACCAACCGCAGAAGAGCCAGCGTGGGTTGAGGTGTCTTTGCCAGAGTCCCAGGCGGTGAATCAGGTGGTGTTGATCAGTGCCAACGATGCGCCGGACCGGGATCCAGAAAACTTTACCCTGCAGGCAACCCAGGACGGCGAGTATTGGGTGACCCTGGGTGAATGGTTAGGCGTATCCTTCGATGAACGATTCGAACGCCAGACCTTCCCGGTCGTCAATTCACTGGGTTACAGCCAGTATCGGTTCAATATCACCAAGAATAAAGGTGACAGCAACCTGATGCAGATTGCTGAAATTGGTCTGGTGGGCCCACAGTACCAGTCAGTGGTTCTGACTCAAAGTGGTGCAACCTTTGCGGAGCGCGCAGCCATAAGTGACAATGAAGCCGGTTCGATGGCCTTTGATGGCGACGCCCAAACTAAATGGCTGGACAATGGCGGTGTGCCAACGGTTGAAGAGCCGTCATGGATTGATATCTCACTGGATCAGGCCGGAACCATTAACCAGCTGGCAATGACCAGTGCTAACGATGCGCCGAGTCGGGATCCGGAAAACTTCCGTCTGCTGGGCTCCAACGATGGTGAAACGTGGTCGTTGGTTGGCGAGTGGATTGGGGAGTCTTTCGATGAGCGCTATGAACGTAAGGTTTTCCCCACCACTAATGGTCGCAGCTTTATGTTCTACCGGGTTGAAATCACCAAAAACAAAGGGGATGACAGCCTGATGCAAGTGGCTGAGATCGAGCTAATTGGTCCTCAGCTCTAG